The Mesorhizobium sp. B1-1-8 genome contains a region encoding:
- a CDS encoding XkdF-like putative serine protease domain-containing protein → MSDSLGLIFGWALVSEINGEPYYDLQGDYVPQDAMLRETTRFMENNRMGKLMHAGEQVGTIVHSLPLTADIAKALGISTRRTGWIVAYKPTDSSLVDKVHAGIYGGFSIGGTRGVKETETQTTTRTTGKRKPNGYFAGLGTRRSG, encoded by the coding sequence ATGAGCGATTCCCTTGGTCTGATATTCGGCTGGGCTCTGGTCTCGGAGATCAACGGCGAACCGTACTACGACCTCCAAGGGGATTACGTTCCGCAGGATGCGATGTTGCGCGAGACCACGCGGTTCATGGAAAACAATCGCATGGGCAAACTCATGCACGCCGGCGAACAGGTCGGCACCATCGTGCACAGCTTGCCCCTGACCGCCGACATCGCCAAGGCGCTCGGCATCAGTACCCGCAGGACGGGTTGGATCGTTGCCTACAAGCCCACCGACAGCAGTCTGGTCGACAAGGTCCATGCCGGCATCTACGGCGGCTTCTCAATCGGTGGGACGCGAGGCGTCAAGGAAACGGAGACGCAAACAACAACGCGGACAACAGGAAAACGCAAACCGAACGGCTACTTTGCCGGGCTCGGGACCAGGAGATCAGGATGA